A genomic region of Pseudomonas migulae contains the following coding sequences:
- a CDS encoding colicin E1 family microcin immunity protein, which produces MVLSTLLYPFSRYLISVTAYKMKPREFWRKVFPERDISGTDALFIFTCVVLAIPLGGSYLMYIVCKNGVTKSPQ; this is translated from the coding sequence ATGGTGTTAAGCACGCTTCTGTACCCGTTTTCCAGGTATTTGATATCAGTGACTGCCTACAAAATGAAACCCCGAGAATTTTGGAGAAAAGTATTCCCGGAACGCGATATTTCTGGCACTGACGCATTGTTTATATTCACTTGTGTCGTTTTAGCCATCCCATTGGGCGGCAGTTACTTGATGTACATAGTCTGCAAAAATGGGGTGACGAAGTCACCCCAATAG
- a CDS encoding GNAT family N-acetyltransferase, protein MGFDLRPAMSQDLDFARELTCKTMLRYYIQHDLLWQDEAFDVAWAGRENWLIVSDDVRLGYVSLSRDARALYIRELHVLEAFRGQGAGSWAIDQVLAMARKERRPALRLTVFENNPAKALYERKGLAVVGKDECFLRMQRDVEVANR, encoded by the coding sequence ATGGGGTTCGATTTACGTCCGGCGATGTCGCAGGACCTCGACTTTGCTCGGGAGCTGACCTGTAAAACCATGCTCCGCTACTACATTCAGCACGATCTGCTCTGGCAGGACGAGGCCTTCGATGTCGCTTGGGCGGGACGGGAAAACTGGCTGATCGTGAGCGATGATGTGCGGCTGGGGTATGTGAGCCTGAGCCGGGACGCAAGGGCCTTGTACATCCGCGAATTGCACGTGCTCGAAGCCTTTCGGGGGCAGGGTGCCGGTTCCTGGGCGATCGATCAGGTATTGGCAATGGCACGCAAGGAGCGGCGTCCGGCATTGCGCTTGACGGTTTTTGAAAATAATCCGGCGAAAGCACTATATGAAAGAAAGGGCCTTGCGGTGGTCGGCAAAGACGAGTGTTTCCTGAGAATGCAGCGCGATGTCGAGGTCGCGAACCGCTGA
- a CDS encoding 3-deoxy-7-phosphoheptulonate synthase, with protein sequence MNSSVSALPLSDLNPANEALTLRLPSSLQLKQQLPLSNVLTRQVAAHRDAVRAILNGEDSRLLVIVGPCSIHDPQSALEYASSLARLAAEVSDEMLLVMRAYVEKPRTTIGWKGLAYDPHLDGSDDMAGGLTLSRELMREMLRLGLPVATELLQPMAAGYFDDLLSWVAIGARTTESQIHREMASGLSMPVGFKNGTDGGVGVASDAMRSAAHPHRHFGVDSQGHPAIIQTPGNADTHLVLRGGHRGPNYDRASVSQVNNDLAKLKIPARIMVDCSHANSGKDPLRQPAVFNDVLEQRLQGDRSLIGMMIESHLFEGCQPLSATLQYGVSVTDGCLGWDGTEALLRQAAERLRAQNKTGNV encoded by the coding sequence ATGAACTCGTCCGTCTCTGCTCTGCCGCTGTCTGACCTGAATCCTGCCAATGAAGCGCTGACCCTGCGTCTGCCAAGCTCATTGCAACTCAAACAGCAACTGCCCCTCAGCAACGTCCTGACCCGCCAGGTCGCCGCCCACCGCGACGCGGTCCGCGCGATACTCAACGGTGAAGACTCCCGCTTGCTGGTCATCGTCGGCCCTTGCTCGATTCACGACCCCCAGTCCGCCCTCGAATACGCAAGCAGCCTCGCCCGCCTCGCCGCCGAAGTCAGCGATGAAATGCTGCTGGTGATGCGTGCCTACGTTGAAAAACCTCGCACCACGATCGGCTGGAAAGGCCTGGCCTACGATCCGCACCTGGACGGCAGCGATGACATGGCTGGCGGCCTGACCCTGTCCCGTGAGCTGATGCGCGAAATGCTCCGACTGGGTTTGCCCGTCGCCACCGAACTGCTGCAACCGATGGCCGCCGGTTACTTCGACGACCTGCTCAGCTGGGTGGCCATTGGCGCCCGCACCACCGAATCGCAGATCCACCGGGAAATGGCCAGCGGCCTGAGCATGCCGGTCGGTTTCAAGAACGGCACCGATGGCGGCGTCGGCGTTGCCAGCGACGCCATGCGCTCGGCGGCGCATCCGCATCGGCATTTCGGGGTCGACAGCCAGGGGCATCCGGCGATCATTCAGACCCCGGGCAATGCAGACACGCACCTGGTACTGCGCGGCGGCCATCGCGGCCCGAACTACGATCGCGCCAGCGTCTCTCAGGTGAACAACGATCTGGCCAAACTGAAAATCCCGGCGCGGATCATGGTCGATTGCAGCCACGCCAACAGCGGCAAAGACCCGCTGCGTCAGCCGGCGGTGTTCAATGATGTGCTTGAGCAGCGTTTGCAGGGTGATCGGTCTTTGATCGGAATGATGATCGAGAGTCATTTGTTCGAGGGTTGCCAGCCGTTGAGTGCAACGCTTCAATACGGCGTTTCGGTGACGGATGGTTGCCTGGGATGGGATGGGACGGAGGCGTTGTTGCGTCAGGCGGCGGAACGGTTGCGAGCACAAAACAAAACCGGAAACGTTTAG
- the gacA gene encoding response regulator transcription factor GacA: MIRVLVVDDHDLVRTGITRMLADIDGLQVVGQAESGEESLLKARELKPDVVLMDVKMPGIGGLEATRKLLRSHPDIKVVAVTVCEEDPFPTRLLQAGAAGYLTKGAGLPEMVQAIRLVFAGQRYISPQIAQQLAIKSFQPTNDSPFDALSEREIQIALMIVGCQKVQIISDKLCLSPKTVNTYRYRIFEKLSISSDVELTLLAVRHGMVDASL, translated from the coding sequence TTGATTAGGGTGCTAGTAGTCGATGACCATGATCTCGTTCGTACAGGCATTACACGAATGCTGGCTGACATCGATGGCCTGCAAGTGGTCGGCCAGGCTGAGTCAGGCGAAGAATCCCTGCTCAAGGCGCGTGAGTTGAAACCCGATGTGGTGCTGATGGACGTCAAGATGCCCGGTATCGGCGGTCTTGAGGCCACCCGCAAATTGTTGCGCAGTCATCCGGATATCAAAGTGGTCGCGGTCACCGTGTGCGAGGAAGATCCGTTTCCTACACGGTTGTTGCAGGCCGGTGCCGCGGGTTACCTGACCAAAGGCGCCGGGTTGCCGGAAATGGTCCAGGCCATCCGCCTGGTGTTTGCCGGGCAACGCTACATCAGCCCGCAGATTGCCCAGCAACTGGCGATCAAATCCTTTCAGCCGACCAACGATTCGCCGTTCGACGCGCTGTCGGAACGGGAAATCCAGATCGCACTGATGATTGTCGGCTGCCAGAAGGTGCAGATCATTTCCGACAAGTTGTGCCTGTCGCCCAAAACCGTGAACACCTACCGTTACCGAATTTTCGAAAAGCTTTCGATCAGCAGCGATGTCGAGTTGACGCTGTTGGCGGTTCGTCACGGCATGGTTGATGCCAGCCTCTGA
- the uvrC gene encoding excinuclease ABC subunit UvrC: protein MTDTFDPSAFLSTVSGRPGVYRMFDSEARLLYVGKAKNLKNRLSSYFRKSGLAPKTAALVARIAQVETTITANETEALLLEQTLIKEWRPPYNILLRDDKSYPYVFLSDGQFPRLSIHRGAKKAKGKYFGPYPSAGAIRESLSLLQKTFFVRQCEDSYYKNRTRPCLQYQIKRCKAPCVGLVEPEVYAEDVRHSVMFLEGRSNALTDELSAGMEEAAINLEFERAAELRDQISLLRRVQDQQSMEGGTGDVDVIAAFVNPGGACVHLISVRGGRVLGSKNFFPQVGIEEDVSEVMAAFLGQYFVSSPERDLPSELIVNVVHEDFPTLIAAIEELRGRELTISHRVRGTRARWQQLAVTNAEQALGARLANRQHVAARFEALADVLKLDEPPQRLECYDISHSSGEATVASCVVFGPEGPIKSDYRRYNIEGVTPGDDYAAMHQALTRRFSKLKDGEGKLPDILLVDGGKGQLSMARDVLNELAVPDLILLGVAKGATRKAGFETLYLNDAAHEFTLRGDSPALHLIQQIRDEAHRFAITGHRARRGKTRRTSTLEGVAGVGPTRRRDLLKHFGGLQELSRASIDEIAKAPGISKKLAELIYANLHSE from the coding sequence ATGACTGACACCTTCGATCCAAGTGCTTTCCTGTCGACGGTCAGTGGACGCCCCGGCGTCTATCGCATGTTCGACAGTGAGGCGCGCCTGCTCTACGTCGGCAAGGCCAAGAACCTCAAGAATCGCCTGTCGAGTTACTTTCGCAAGTCCGGGCTCGCCCCGAAAACCGCTGCACTGGTGGCGCGGATTGCCCAGGTCGAAACGACGATCACGGCCAACGAAACCGAAGCCTTGCTGCTTGAACAGACGCTGATCAAGGAATGGCGCCCGCCCTACAACATCCTGCTGCGCGACGACAAATCCTACCCGTACGTGTTTCTCTCGGATGGCCAGTTCCCGCGCCTGAGCATTCATCGCGGTGCGAAGAAGGCCAAAGGCAAGTATTTCGGCCCCTATCCCAGCGCCGGTGCGATTCGCGAAAGCCTGAGCCTGCTGCAAAAGACCTTTTTTGTTCGCCAGTGCGAAGACAGCTATTACAAGAACCGCACGCGACCGTGCCTGCAGTATCAGATCAAACGCTGCAAGGCGCCCTGTGTCGGCCTGGTGGAGCCCGAGGTGTACGCCGAAGATGTGCGGCACTCGGTGATGTTCCTGGAAGGGCGTAGCAATGCGCTGACCGACGAGTTGTCGGCGGGCATGGAAGAGGCGGCGATCAACCTCGAATTCGAGCGTGCCGCAGAATTGCGCGACCAGATCTCCTTGCTGCGCCGGGTTCAGGATCAGCAGAGCATGGAAGGCGGGACCGGAGATGTCGACGTGATCGCCGCGTTCGTCAACCCGGGCGGCGCCTGCGTTCATCTGATCAGCGTGCGCGGTGGCCGGGTGCTGGGGAGCAAGAACTTTTTCCCGCAGGTGGGTATTGAAGAAGACGTTTCCGAAGTCATGGCGGCGTTTCTCGGTCAGTACTTCGTCAGCAGCCCTGAACGCGACTTGCCGAGCGAATTGATCGTCAACGTGGTGCACGAAGATTTTCCGACGCTGATCGCGGCCATTGAAGAGTTGCGCGGTCGCGAACTGACCATCAGCCACAGGGTTCGCGGAACGCGGGCACGCTGGCAGCAATTGGCCGTGACCAATGCCGAGCAGGCACTCGGCGCACGCCTGGCCAACCGCCAACACGTCGCCGCGCGTTTCGAGGCCTTGGCCGACGTGCTGAAACTGGATGAGCCGCCGCAACGCCTGGAGTGTTACGACATCAGTCACTCCAGTGGCGAAGCGACCGTGGCGTCCTGTGTGGTGTTCGGTCCCGAAGGCCCGATCAAGTCCGACTACCGCCGCTACAACATCGAAGGCGTCACGCCGGGCGATGACTACGCCGCGATGCACCAGGCCCTGACCCGACGCTTCAGCAAACTGAAGGACGGGGAGGGCAAGCTGCCGGACATCCTGCTGGTGGACGGCGGCAAGGGGCAGTTGTCCATGGCGCGCGATGTGCTCAATGAGCTGGCGGTGCCCGACCTGATTCTGCTGGGCGTGGCGAAGGGCGCGACACGCAAGGCCGGTTTCGAAACCCTGTATCTCAACGATGCGGCCCACGAATTCACCTTGCGCGGTGACTCCCCGGCATTGCATTTGATCCAGCAGATCCGCGACGAAGCCCACCGATTCGCAATTACCGGGCACCGTGCCCGTCGTGGAAAAACCCGCCGTACGTCTACACTGGAGGGCGTCGCAGGCGTCGGACCGACACGCCGGCGCGATTTGTTGAAACATTTTGGTGGATTGCAGGAGCTGTCTCGTGCCAGCATCGACGAGATCGCCAAAGCCCCCGGGATCAGTAAAAAGCTCGCAGAGTTGATTTATGCAAATCTGCACAGCGAGTAG
- a CDS encoding carbon-nitrogen hydrolase family protein, whose product MTPLTIAAAQSISIAGDLAANIAWHQRFMQVAAEQGVQLLVFPELSLTGYERELAAELAIAPEDALLQPLRDFAQEIGVTTVVGMPVRLSEDSPVLIGALVLGADGSLGVYSKQHLHPGEEVAFAPGRGGSPLTIGGDTVALAVCADFSHASHAAAAARQGANLYAAGVLITENGYAPDTTLLQGYAVTHSMVVLMANHGGATGGWESAGRSAIWASDGSLIAAAPGTGNLLVVARRTTDDWTGQTVAVAEA is encoded by the coding sequence ATGACGCCTCTGACCATCGCCGCCGCTCAATCGATCTCTATCGCGGGAGACCTGGCCGCCAATATCGCCTGGCATCAACGCTTCATGCAGGTGGCGGCGGAGCAGGGCGTGCAGTTGCTGGTGTTTCCGGAGCTGTCGCTGACCGGGTATGAGCGCGAGCTGGCGGCTGAGCTGGCCATTGCGCCGGAGGATGCGCTGCTGCAACCGTTGCGGGATTTTGCGCAGGAAATCGGCGTAACGACCGTGGTCGGGATGCCTGTTCGTCTGTCGGAGGATTCGCCCGTGTTGATCGGCGCGCTGGTACTGGGCGCCGATGGCTCACTCGGGGTTTATAGCAAGCAGCATTTGCATCCCGGCGAGGAAGTCGCGTTTGCACCGGGCCGCGGCGGTTCGCCCCTGACAATCGGCGGCGACACGGTCGCCCTGGCGGTGTGCGCCGATTTTTCCCACGCTAGCCATGCGGCTGCAGCGGCGCGGCAGGGCGCCAACCTGTATGCCGCGGGCGTGTTGATCACCGAAAACGGCTACGCCCCGGACACTACGTTGTTGCAGGGCTATGCCGTCACGCACTCGATGGTGGTGCTGATGGCCAACCATGGCGGTGCCACGGGGGGCTGGGAGTCGGCAGGACGCAGCGCCATCTGGGCGTCGGACGGTTCGCTGATTGCCGCCGCACCCGGCACCGGCAATCTGCTGGTCGTTGCTCGCCGCACTACGGATGACTGGACGGGGCAAACAGTTGCCGTCGCGGAGGCCTGA